One region of Peromyscus eremicus chromosome 4, PerEre_H2_v1, whole genome shotgun sequence genomic DNA includes:
- the Mall gene encoding MAL-like protein, whose translation MASRDTPPATSYAPPDVPSGVVAVLLTIPFAFFLPELVFGFLVWTLVAATHVAEPLLQGWVLYVSLTSFLISLMFLLSYLLGFYKRFESWRVLDSLYHGTTGILYMSAAVLQAHATIISEPNNVNHYYINTAASFFAFLTTLLYILHAFSIYYH comes from the exons ATGGCTTCCCGGGACACACCACCGGCCACCAGCTACGCCCCGCCCGACGTGCCCTCGGGGGTCGTTGCCGTGCTCCTCACCATCCCCTTTGCCTTCTTCCTACCGGAGCTG GTGTTTGGGTTCTTGGTCTGGACTCTGGTGGCTGCCACACACGTAGCGGAGCCCCTGCTGCAGGGATGGGTCCTGTATGTGTCGCTCACCTCCTTTCTCATCTCCCTGATGTTCCTGCTGTCCTACTTGCTGGGGTTTTACAAACGATTCGAGTCCTGGAGGGTCCTG gacagcctgtaCCATGGAACCACGGGCATCCTGTACATGAGTGCCGCCGTCCTGCAAGCACACGCCACTATCATATCTGAACCTAATAACGTAAACCACTACTACATCAATACCGCAGCCTCG TTCTTCGCCTTCCTCACCACCCTGCTCTATATTCTGCATGCCTTCAGCATCTATTACCACTGA